The Fusarium fujikuroi IMI 58289 draft genome, chromosome FFUJ_chr05 DNA segment ATCCAGAAATTCCTACAGCTCCATACATCCACACGAGATATGGGTCCTGGGAAACTGCGCCGAGTGCAATGCAGATCGCGGCAGCAACAGCGATGGTCAGCCAGAACAGAGCTGAGATGACAGATCGGAGGCTGGAAGGTCTTGGTGAGTACACGCATAAATGTGCAAGGAATATGTAGGCTTACTTCTTGGGGGCTTGAGTAAAGGCTAACTCGAGACCTGTGATGATAACAAAGGCTTCAGACAACGCCACCAGGATATATGACGGAGCCTGGATCCAAACGTGGATGCTGTTTGGTGGTGATTTGTAGATGTAATGTTGAAGAACGCATGCGTATGCCATTGAGACCGAGGCGAACATGAAACCCATGAAGATGCGGGTCACCGGGTCAAAGTCGATTCTATGCTTTCGCAGGAGGGGGTATACAATCACTAGAACGTCTTGTTAGGAATAGTAGATGAAGAGGCGTTCTAAAGGTAACTTACAGTCGAGGAAAGGaatgaagaagcaaagagcGATAGGGTCCAGATTCTGGAGCAGATCATTGGGTGTTCCGTGAAGAGCCATGGTACCAGCTTGAGAGATGAGGTTGTTCCACATCTGGTTCCAGCATATAAAGTAGAACGGGAAGAACAGGAACATCTGGACGCTGCTGTAAGTATTCATGCTGAAAATCATGAAACGGGTCACATACCTTGCAGCTCTTGAGTCCCCGCTGCACATCTCCGACATACTCATCAGTGTATCTCTCTTGACTGGCCAATGGGTACTTTTCGTTGTGGCCTGTTGCTCTAAGGGCTGACGGTCGTGCATTATTGAACCCCTTTTCCTTGATAGCGATGCTAGTTGTGCGGCACGCATCGAGAATAGCTGAGCCAACTGGGGGGACGCGGATATACTTGTTTCGGCCTGAGATGAAGACAGCGGCGGAAATAAGAATGGCACTGTTTGAGATCATTAGATTGCGGAGATATAGCTGGGTCAAAGACATTGGACTCACATCAATGGGACCAAGTACGCCAGCCAGAAAGAATGGTGAGCTTCTACGTTGACTGTGATGAGTGGTGAAAGAGCTCCAATGTTGACAACCCAGTAAAACCTGACGTTGATTAGCGTTTAAATATCCCAGAATGAGTAAGCGTGTCTTACCACATGAAGAGTCTTTGCACAGTGAGCTCTGGATCGACGATGACTTCCTCGCCTGACttgagtgtcttgagaaCGGGATGCGAATGCTGATACTGCTCAGCACACATAGGCGTAACGTTGGCCTTAATTCCTCCAGTACCCAGGCCAATGGTGATCATAGCAGCGATGAGACCTCCAAGACCGGCATTGTGAAGGAGGGCTGTAGGTGTTGAAGTCGAAACGAGAATGACGAGGCCGATAACATAGATGACGCATGCGCAGCAGATGGCTCGGAATTTACCGAGATACTGGTCTGGGTATCATGAGTTAAATGTACCAATTGAGTGAGGTTGAGTAAGAGACTTACCAGCGACTATGGCACCGATAACTGTTGAAGCGTAGGCCCAgaacttgaagaagttgccgaGGGCTGTTGCGACAGCTTGACCCTTTCCAAGGGCACCTGGCAGATCCGAATTGGGGTCGTATGGGTTGCTTAGCACTGTTAGTATCACAAGAGGTGAAGGATCATGGTGCTGACAAACTTGATGTAATTCTGGATAGGTCCAGAGAGACCAAAGTAGGTAAATCGCTCACCGAGCTACATGGAGTCAGTCACTTCAATTTCCATCTCTAAATCTTTCAGGGGTCTTTGACCTTACCTCGACAGCTAGAATCAACAACGCGATCTTGGGCAACTTATCAGGAACCCTCCTCAAACCTTGCCACTGCTCCTCCCGTCCCGCAATGCTCTTAGCATCGCCAGCATTGCTCTCAATCTTCTTCCCCATGTTAACTTCAGTCGTCATATTCTCAAACTGAGTCGAGGTAATAAAGAGATGATTCGACTCTCGAATGATGGTGGATTCTTCATTTCTCGGGATGTGATGCCCGGTATATAAACATCATGAGTTGGAGAAACTTACCCCAGTGGCAGACCCATTCTGCTGGGAACCCTGCTGGGAGATAACGCGGGGTCGTCGCTGTGGGCTCTGATAGGCGGCGTTTGACGGCCTATCTGGCGCTATCTTCCCAGATAGCGTGGTTGATCGGCGTTGAGAACGCCGCCAATCAGAAGTGATACCGATGATGGAGGCGGTTTAGATGGGAGATAAAATAAGTATTCTCGAAAAAAGAGCGTCTTAATGGAATTTATCTAGTGAAGTTTATTGATTTTCTGCTACCATCTTGTTTACCTTGGCCATGTCTTATACTACGACAGCAATTGAAGAGGTAACAGCCTCGTTTCCCAGCCTCAAGCGTTTGGAAATACAGCCAGATGAATACCCAGGTCTTGACCCAGAATGGCGGAAACTATGGAACACGCATGGAAGTTCTATGATTCGAGCTGATGAAGTCGGAATTGAGGAGTATCGCCTGAGTCCAGCAAAGTACAGCTTCACATACCCAACGTACAAAGGCCCTGAAGTCTTTCATGTTGAGGATAGACAAATCCCAGTGACGAAACCAGAAGGCTTGATCACTGTGAGGATCTATACTCCGGAGGGGCCTGGACCGTTTCCTGTGCATCTGAACTTTCACGGCGGAGGTTGGGTATTGGGAGGACTTCAATCTGAGGCGGCATGGTGTCGACATATGTGCAACAAGGCATCCATCAAAGTCATTGATGTTGATTATCGCATGGGCCCGGAGTACAAGTATCCAACAGGCATATATGACTGCTGGGATTCTGTGAAATGGGTAACACCAAGCTATTCTTTAATAAGGACATTTCTAACTGTTTGCAGGCCATAAATAACGCGACTGAGCTTAACATCAAACCGAAGAGTGTCTCATTCGGTGGTCTTTCTGCAGGTGGTCACATGACTGCTGTTCTGGGCCACTTTGCTCGCGAAGAGGGCATCGACATCAAGTTACAGCTCATGATTGTCCCAGCTACAGATATGCGCTACTGCAGCTCTAAGATAAAACAACTCACTGCAGAGAACTGTCCATATGAGAGTGTACTGCAACTGAAGGACGTTCCATGGGGACCTCTCGGGCGAGAACAATGGTTCTTGAGATATTTCGTCAGCGAGGATGCTGGTAAGCATAACCACGGATATTCTAACGACAATGTAGTACTGACGGAACTTGATagacgagcttgaggaaAAGCTGAACAGTGAGTGGATCCTCACACCAGTAATTGCTCCAAACTTCGAAAACCTTCCGCGGGCGCATATCGTCACTGCGGAGTTTGACCTGGaaagagatgaaggagagtATTATGGGCAAATGCTGAAGGGTGGTGGGAACGAGGTCACCACGAAGCGCTATGCCGGTTGTCCTCATGCTTTTGCGCACTACAACCATCCAGAAAGGGGATTGGCTAAGGCTTTTGAGTTCATTGAAGATACGGCCGAGCTATTGAGAAGTGTCCATGAGATAAGTTCATAGACCACGCGATCTCCATGATGGCATTATATTGTGAACGATTTGTAAGCCATTGATCGTTGAACTGCTCTGAATTAAAGTCTCATTTGCTTGGAAGCCGGTGCGACTGACTACCCTACAGCGCTGAGGCTGATATTGAGGATACGTTAGAGTGAATTGTTATTCGCTTagttgctttttcttcttctttattacAAACAATTTCGCCAGTCGCCGCTGATAATTATTGAGTCATCGTACGATTCATATCTCTAGATTCAGCAATGTCTCTGTGGGGATGTTTCCCGCGGTCAAACTGTGCCAACGCCACCAATCATGTGCTACGCCGATGGAGATGAACCAGGGTTGGCCGAAGCTAGGCGAAACCGGACTTGTCCGCGGCTGTCAGTCGGTATCGTGAAAAGATCAATAACCTAAAGATAAAACTCGAGCGCCCTCCTTACAGGAGTAAATTCCTCAATTTAATCACGATTCCAATTGAGAATTATCTATCGATTTTATACCTGAAGATAAAGAATGGCGTCTGATAGCATTGTCATCGTCGGGTAAGTCGCCCTCTCAAAACTTCGAGTCCTGACTAACAAGGATCCAACCAAGGGCGGGAATCATAGGTCTCGATGTCGCTCTCGTTCTCTCCCAACAAGGGTATGGGAAGAACATCACAGTCATAGCCGAATACCTCCCCGGCGACACTTCACCATCATACACATCTCCTTGGTAAGTCTCTCGCTCCTTCAACCCGTGCTATGTACTAACAGACCAGGGCTGGCTGCAACTTTTCCGCCATTTCTGGCACTGATGCCAACGCGATAAAATGGGATCGCCACGGCTATGCGCACTTGAAAAAGCTAGCTGCAGAAGACTCTGAAAAGTCTTTCGTCAAGAGGACGCCGTCAATTGAGTTTTGGGATGACAATGTGCCGCATGACAAGATAAAGGCTATGGCCGATTATCTCGATGACGTGAGTCAACATTAAGGTCATTGACTACAAAAAAGGTTCTGATGGATCCCAGTTCCGAGCAATATCTGCACAAGAGCTTCCCGAAGGCGTCAAGTTCGGATGTGCATTCACAACTTTGACTGTCAACGCGCCAGCTCACTGCCTGTATCTGTACAACAGACTAAGAGAAGAGTTTGGCGTGCGGTTCATCCGACGAAAGCTCGGAAGCATCCATGAGGCGTATAATAACCCTGCTACGAAACTTGTCTTCAACTGCACCGGCAACGCACCAAAGACGCTAGCAGGCGTGCAAGACGCGAAGTGTTATCCCACTCGTGGTCAAGTTCTGCTTGTGAGGGCATCTCATGTCAGTACCAACGTCATGCGTCACGGCAAGGATTACGAGACATATGTCATTCCGAGACCTGGGTCAAATGGAAATGTCATTTTGGGAGGATACATGCAAAAGGGCAATGAGTAAGCGTTTCGGTTCTACAGCTTGGGATACGACTGACACAACGAATAGTGACAGCGCTACGTATTCATCCGAGAGCGAGTCTATCCTCCAAAGGACAACAGAACTAAGCAAAGAGCTGCAGCAGAAGGAACCTGAAGTTTTGGCTGCATTCGCGGGTATGCGACCGTCTCGCGAAGGTGGCGCAAGAATCGAACGTGATGAGATCCCCATCAATGGAGAAAGACGCATAATTGTGCATAATTATGGTGCTGGTGGTACAGGCTTTCAAGCTGGTTACGGTATGGCATTGGATGCCGCCAAGAGCATCGAGGATGTTCTGAGCACCCTTCCTACCAGGTCATTATTGTAAACagaattatatagatctgTAACTTTATGTTGCCTGCTTTGACGCGTCCAGCGCAAGCTTCACGTGCGGTTCCAATCTGAGGACTTGGTCGACCCCTCGCCAAAAGATGGCATCCATCCTCAGTAGGCCCAATCGGATAACAACAAAGGCATTGGCTTTGAGACGCATCTGCTTCCGCGTCgcttgaagaagcttcaTCGATGAAAGCGCTTCTTCGTAGGTAGTGGCTGAGACAAGCATGAACAACATTGCGAAGCAGAGAGACGAGAATGCACTTTGGCACCAAGGCGGCCAGTGCTCTGCTGTTTCGTCGCTTTTGAGAGTTTTGAGAAAGTCAGAATATTGTTCGAGAACTGTCTTCAGGCTCTCGCGTGGAGACCATTGGTCCGAATTGGTGGTTGTTAAAGGGTGAGAACTTTGGGCGTGCACGGCAGCGCGCAGTATCAGTAGTTGTGTGTAATAGTAGCCGAGCTTAATAGCCATTCCAGGCATCGACCTGTCATTGCTTGAGTCTGCTGGCATTGCTTCGTTGGTCTTTCTGTGTTCCAAAGTCTTGGAGAGCTCAAGAACGGTTGCTTTCATGTCTTCTGGCCGCTGAGTAAGACTTGATGATCGAAGGGAGCGGCAAAAAGGTCAATTTCAATAAATAGCAGTGGGCGGTGGAAGTCTACTTACTACAGATGATCGAGAGTAGAGGCTAAGGAGGATGTTAGGCCTGAAAAGACCATTGCAGCAGCCCATTGCAGCGCATCGAGGCCAGAAGCATGCTCATCTTGAGTCGACAGCTCGTCTATAAGCCAATTCTTGCGGTTGATATGCGGTGGCCTCCCCAAAGCAGCTGCTAGCCACTTGTCCATCGCGAAGATAAAAAATGACAGTCTTCGTCTCACAGCTATTTGAGCCGATGGAATATTCCAAAGGGAGGGATCAAGGTGCAGCCCAATGTTTGTAGCTGCTGAAACTAGCGTTCCCATTGTTGTCCATCGATACGATGCATCTGACACAAGTGGGTTTGCAGATGGTCGAACGATGAGCAGGAATAGAGTTTGAACGGTTGAAATACTTGGTGAATGCATATCGAAAGCGACTGAAGTGTTGATCAGACGTGCTAGGTCTTCAGCATCGGGTGAGTCATAGGCCATGTCAATGCAGAGTTGGTCGTCGTACATGGCGAAGGGGAGAGCGATTGAGTATATAGCTGCCAACAAACAAGGTTCACTCGTGGGGGGATCTGGAGGAGACTCTGTTGAGAATATTGGGTAATGCGGTGCGATGAATCTTTTGTAAAGACTAATCAACCTCCTGCCCATAGTTTGCGAAATGGCTTTTTCAAGCTCCATTCGTtgtgatgatatcgacgCGCCAGTATGTCCATTCTCTCTCCTACTTTGAGTAAACAAGGATGGCTGCGAAATGAGAAACTGAACTGGCGTGCTGTTGTTCACTGATCGTATCGCAAGCTGCTTGAACTTGAACGTGCCATGTTCATCTGACTGATATCGCTGGAGGAGATAAGGATCCATATCTCCACTCAAGCCGAGGGTTTCGGGGTGAAGATTTTCATGGCCATCCAGAAGGGGATGTATCTTTCCATATTGGTCATCTGTCGACTCAGCCGTGGTTGGTGGAGGGTCATTATCTGGTGTTTGAAACATGAACTGATATTCAGGACCGTCCatatcaagatcttgaaggaaGTCCATGTTGATGTCGGGAAATGTGCTTGATTCTGCTGGTGAGATATCTTCAGGGTTGAACGGCGTGATAGGCTCCTCGATAACTTCGTTAGAGGAACCATGTTCGTTGCTTGCATCATGATATCCAGGGCTCGTCTCGGCTGTCTGCTGCCTTTTCCGAGGCCTCGCAGCCTCTACAAAGGTGCATTCTCTCCCGTATTGCTGGCATAACCGACATGGAGGTGAGGATTCGATCCGGCATGCTGTTTTGCGAGAACGGCAGAAGTCGCATGGTCTTTGCCGTTTGCTCATGTATTTACGCATCATGAGCCAGTGCAAAAACGAGGTTGAGATAATGAAATAGAGGTCAATAAACCGATTGGAACTAAGTTCCATATGGCACGTGATTTGGCCTGAATTGGGAAGGCTGATACCATTAGCGTAAAGGTTAGAGCTATTTCAAAGTCTCGAGGAGATGATAGAGCTACTCATCCACTAGCACGCATTTTATGAAACTAATAGAGAAGATATCACGGCAAGAAAAATCAGGTTCACGGTGAGAACGTGGAAGGAATAGCTTGAAGAGCAATCCAAAAGCGATACAATCATAATAGGGTAGACCCTCAATTCAACGATAATTACAATTGACAACTTTTTGATAAAGATTAACTATTAACCATAGGTATATAGAGGTCGAGACCTTATCAACCAATATGATAAAAGAGTTTCGACATTTTGCCCGAAAGTTGACTGACAATGGACGTCTCAGACGAACCCGAATAACCACTTCGTGTTGTTTCCACAGAACGCCTCCGTGACTGCATTTCCTTGACAAATTTTGGCCAGGTATTTGTCAAAACGAGATGCTTGATATGATGCTCGATGGAATCGAAAATAGCCGGCCCGAACTCGGCAGGGACAATGCCAGTATAGGTAGGCTTCTCCCTGGCTGAAGCAGGTGCTGACTCAAGGGACGTGGTTGTTTCAAATGGTATAGCTGGATGCACGTCCGCCTGTCCAAATGTCTCTCGTGCAGCTTTTTCGAACATTTTCTCCATGTACTTGAGATCTGCCGATCCAAGATTCAGTGGAAACTCAGCATCGCGAGGACTGATAAAGTTGGCGTAAATATCCAGTCCAGCATTATACGCATCACGAACATCTGCCTCGTCTGGTTCTGCGCGCCACGAGATCTTCCACCTGGTGACCTCAGtcaagaaagaaatattCTCTCCCGAGAAGTCGTTCAGAGCTGAGAAGTCTTGTAGAGGTCCAGGATTGCTGTTGAGGGTGTAGTTGAAAGCGCTGATGGTCAGAAGGGTGTCTTTCAACTCTTGATCTGAAGATTCATATCCTCCTTTGTCGCCGAGACGCGTAGCTACTGAAGAACCTCTTCGTAGATCATTGAGTTCCCGAAGAGTGGACGTTGAAGACGTGGAATACCAGTCCATGTTCAGATTCTCGACACGCTTGACGAGTATACGTTGCTTAATGACTTGGAAAGCTGGGACGAAAACAGCAAATATCTCGAGAAGAAAGATTGAGACGTGAATCCTAGGCTTGGTGAGCAATTGGATTCACAGCATAGGCAGTGTGGACTTACCATGAACTTGGAGGGAAGTAGAAGTTGACGGGCGCGAAAGCAGGTACATAACTTGCAATCAAGAACATGGGTGTTGCGTGTAGACTGTTGATTGCTGTTGGTAAAATGGCTCGAATGTACTGTGTCGTGCGAATGGCTGGGTACTAACCTGGAGAGGCAGCAGCCGATCGTTTGTACTCGCCATCCCATAGTATCGTGTATATTCCATGACCTCCAAATCAGAAAGGGTGCGAcctgaagaaagaagagttAACCAGCGAAACATTGTCGGCTCGAAGTGTTCTTACCATCCATGTCCAAACTACTTGCCAGAGTACAGAGGGCCACCACTCCCAGCCCCGGCCTAACTCAACTATTTGCTCAGGGAGGGTCTGGCTCTTGATCTCGGTGCCCGGAATACCATAGGTGGGATGGTATTTTCGACATGCTAGCCACATGCCAACTGTTAACATAACCTACATCTCAGTCAGCGCTTCACCCAGTCCAATATGATAAAGCAAGGATGACTGACCTGAATGACCATACCGATCCCTGTAAGGATCAACACCTTCTTGGTATATTCCAAGCATTTAAACCGAAATAACCAAGAACTGCAAGGCTGTGCTGTATTAAACTGATCTCTCAGACCAGCACTGCTATACTTCTTCTGCAGCTTAGCtacatgaagaagacgactgTTGGATGCGTGGAAAAGAGCTATGCCGAGAGGAAACCAGATTCCCATAAAGAAGTATTGTATGTCGTATGCCAGAACGATAGGTATGGTGGGTCCGACTGGGTACACGATCTGGCCGAGGATCCAGTAGAGGTGAAGGAGAACAATCGCGGAGAATGACAGAACGAGCCCGCGGAGTCTGAGTAGTGGGTTGTTGCGATTCGCCCAGCAGAAAGTCATACCAGACAGAACCAGGAGGGTCCAAGCGACACAAAAGATAATGTAGAATATTCCGACCCGGTCCCACCTGGCCGGGCTAGGTGGGAGGTTGTAGATGGTGATGACTGGTGGCATATCCATGGTGTCGCTTTCTCCAGGATGCTGTTGTGATAAGTCACAATCGATCGAGCCCATAGATACGGATCTCTTTTTATCACTCAGGAATTTCTTGATATTAATATTGGGAGGCTTTGGGGCAAGATGTTATGTCCTCCCATACACAATTACAATCGGCAGGGCGACTCCACCCTCCCAAAATCTCAGAAGTCATGAATCACATTTAAGGATTTTAGGTGAAACATCGGAGATCATCGCGATCGCTGCAAGGGAGAGTATCTCCCTGCCTTAACGAACGGCTCGCGATTTTAGTTACCATT contains these protein-coding regions:
- a CDS encoding probable PTR2-Di-and tripeptide permease translates to MTTEVNMGKKIESNAGDAKSIAGREEQWQGLRRVPDKLPKIALLILAVELGERFTYFGLSGPIQNYINNPYDPNSDLPGALGKGQAVATALGNFFKFWAYASTVIGAIVADQYLGKFRAICCACVIYVIGLVILVSTSTPTALLHNAGLGGLIAAMITIGLGTGGIKANVTPMCAEQYQHSHPVLKTLKSGEEVIVDPELTVQRLFMWFYWVVNIGALSPLITVNVEAHHSFWLAYLVPLIAILISAAVFISGRNKYIRVPPVGSAILDACRTTSIAIKEKGFNNARPSALRATGHNEKYPLASQERYTDEYVGDVQRGLKSCKMFLFFPFYFICWNQMWNNLISQAGTMALHGTPNDLLQNLDPIALCFFIPFLDLIVYPLLRKHRIDFDPVTRIFMGFMFASVSMAYACVLQHYIYKSPPNSIHVWIQAPSYILVALSEAFVIITGLELAFTQAPKNLRSVISALFWLTIAVAAAICIALGAVSQDPYLVWMYGAVGISGFIAGCAFYACFYKGRKQHLSRDEIVIEGSLGN
- a CDS encoding related to esterase/lipase, giving the protein MSYTTTAIEEVTASFPSLKRLEIQPDEYPGLDPEWRKLWNTHGSSMIRADEVGIEEYRLSPAKYSFTYPTYKGPEVFHVEDRQIPVTKPEGLITVRIYTPEGPGPFPVHLNFHGGGWVLGGLQSEAAWCRHMCNKASIKVIDVDYRMGPEYKYPTGIYDCWDSVKWAINNATELNIKPKSVSFGGLSAGGHMTAVLGHFAREEGIDIKLQLMIVPATDMRYCSSKIKQLTAENCPYESVLQLKDVPWGPLGREQWFLRYFVSEDADELEEKLNSEWILTPVIAPNFENLPRAHIVTAEFDLERDEGEYYGQMLKGGGNEVTTKRYAGCPHAFAHYNHPERGLAKAFEFIEDTAELLRSVHEISS
- a CDS encoding probable D-amino-acid oxidase, producing the protein MASDSIVIVGAGIIGLDVALVLSQQGYGKNITVIAEYLPGDTSPSYTSPWAGCNFSAISGTDANAIKWDRHGYAHLKKLAAEDSEKSFVKRTPSIEFWDDNVPHDKIKAMADYLDDFRAISAQELPEGVKFGCAFTTLTVNAPAHCLYLYNRLREEFGVRFIRRKLGSIHEAYNNPATKLVFNCTGNAPKTLAGVQDAKCYPTRGQVLLVRASHVSTNVMRHGKDYETYVIPRPGSNGNVILGGYMQKGNDDSATYSSESESILQRTTELSKELQQKEPEVLAAFAGMRPSREGGARIERDEIPINGERRIIVHNYGAGGTGFQAGYGMALDAAKSIEDVLSTLPTRSLL
- a CDS encoding DAL81-transcriptional activator-like protein, coding for MRKYMSKRQRPCDFCRSRKTACRIESSPPCRLCQQYGRECTFVEAARPRKRQQTAETSPGYHDASNEHGSSNEVIEEPITPFNPEDISPAESSTFPDINMDFLQDLDMDGPEYQFMFQTPDNDPPPTTAESTDDQYGKIHPLLDGHENLHPETLGLSGDMDPYLLQRYQSDEHGTFKFKQLAIRSVNNSTPVQFLISQPSLFTQSRRENGHTGASISSQRMELEKAISQTMGRRLISLYKRFIAPHYPIFSTESPPDPPTSEPCLLAAIYSIALPFAMYDDQLCIDMAYDSPDAEDLARLINTSVAFDMHSPSISTVQTLFLLIVRPSANPLVSDASYRWTTMGTLVSAATNIGLHLDPSLWNIPSAQIAVRRRLSFFIFAMDKWLAAALGRPPHINRKNWLIDELSTQDEHASGLDALQWAAAMVFSGLTSSLASTLDHLYLTQRPEDMKATVLELSKTLEHRKTNEAMPADSSNDRSMPGMAIKLGYYYTQLLILRAAVHAQSSHPLTTTNSDQWSPRESLKTVLEQYSDFLKTLKSDETAEHWPPWCQSAFSSLCFAMLFMLVSATTYEEALSSMKLLQATRKQMRLKANAFVVIRLGLLRMDAIFWRGVDQVLRLEPHVKLALDASKQAT